The Phycisphaerae bacterium genome has a segment encoding these proteins:
- a CDS encoding TlpA disulfide reductase family protein: protein MSKKNNQLSSRLVFVISIIILAVTPALPGCKKQPASEEAVKQTQTEDNNKPSSSAPTVESLSSPAVAESKASPNNVIALPQAKPKTDIIEGPNTAPKTNLRDVIMAARTWGAVYTHSFGQKAPDFTLTDINGKQHKLSDYRGKDVLINVWATWCPPCRIELPHLIALRNQVSEDKLAILAISYKTAYPPETAEKVKSFAEQNKINYTVFSADAAAMPPLFTRMTSIPCSFFIDPEGKIKLITEGLLSLGEIKAILQAE from the coding sequence ATGTCAAAAAAGAACAATCAGTTAAGTTCCCGGCTTGTATTTGTTATTTCCATAATAATATTAGCCGTAACGCCGGCTTTGCCGGGATGCAAAAAACAACCTGCCTCTGAAGAAGCGGTCAAGCAAACCCAAACAGAAGATAATAACAAACCCTCGTCATCTGCACCAACGGTCGAAAGCCTCTCTTCGCCCGCCGTAGCGGAATCGAAGGCCAGCCCCAATAATGTCATAGCTCTGCCGCAGGCAAAGCCCAAAACTGATATTATTGAAGGCCCGAATACCGCTCCAAAAACAAATCTAAGAGATGTCATCATGGCGGCAAGGACGTGGGGAGCCGTTTACACCCATTCGTTTGGCCAAAAGGCGCCTGACTTCACCTTGACCGACATCAACGGTAAACAACATAAATTAAGCGATTACCGCGGCAAAGACGTTTTAATTAACGTCTGGGCGACCTGGTGCCCCCCCTGCAGAATAGAATTACCGCATCTAATCGCCTTGCGAAACCAGGTCAGCGAGGACAAACTCGCTATACTGGCTATCTCTTATAAAACCGCATATCCCCCGGAAACGGCCGAAAAGGTCAAAAGCTTCGCGGAACAAAATAAAATTAACTATACCGTCTTTTCCGCTGATGCTGCCGCAATGCCGCCTCTTTTCACTCGCATGACCAGTATTCCCTGCAGTTTCTTTATTGACCCCGAAGGCAAAATAAAGCTGATTACCGAAGGCCTGTTATCGTTGGGCGAAATCAAAGCCATATTGCAGGCTGAATAG
- the rpmA gene encoding 50S ribosomal protein L27 codes for MAHKKGQGSTRNGRDSNAQYRGLKLSGGQVAKAGSIIVRQCGTKFSPGLNVQMGKDYTLFATTAGHVRFQGRKVHVD; via the coding sequence ATGGCACATAAAAAAGGACAAGGCTCTACAAGAAACGGCAGAGACAGCAACGCCCAGTACAGGGGTCTAAAGCTGTCCGGCGGTCAGGTTGCAAAGGCAGGCTCAATCATCGTCAGGCAATGCGGGACGAAATTTTCCCCCGGCCTGAATGTACAGATGGGCAAGGACTACACATTGTTTGCTACAACGGCCGGACACGTGCGTTTCCAGGGCCGAAAAGTCCACGTCGACTGA
- the obgE gene encoding GTPase ObgE — MFIDKAQIWVKAGDGGNGCVSFRREKYIPKGGPDGGDGGKGGSVYFEAVDDLDTLMDFTGKHHWRAQNGQQGSGANKHGANGQDLIIQVPPGTLIYDAEMELPLKDLNEIGMKVCVCRGGKGGKGNRAFATSTNQTPRYAEPSEKGQERNLRLELKLIADVGTVGLPNAGKSTLISRCSAARPKIADYPFTTIEPVLGIVELSDYRRFVLADIPGLIEGSHKGAGLGIEFLKHIERTRIIVHILDIMPTDGSEPAKNYKAIRKELKLYSKALAEKQEVIVANKIDLDPDGKIVKELKKKIRKTIYPISAVTGQGVKELTEILWQKVRETKTPVE, encoded by the coding sequence ATGTTTATCGACAAGGCACAAATCTGGGTTAAAGCCGGTGACGGCGGCAACGGCTGCGTGAGCTTTCGCAGGGAAAAATATATCCCCAAAGGCGGACCCGACGGCGGCGACGGTGGAAAAGGCGGCAGCGTTTACTTCGAAGCCGTCGATGACCTCGACACTCTTATGGATTTCACAGGTAAACATCACTGGCGAGCACAGAACGGCCAGCAAGGCTCGGGCGCAAACAAACACGGAGCAAACGGCCAGGACCTCATAATCCAGGTCCCGCCTGGCACGCTTATTTACGATGCCGAGATGGAGCTGCCCCTCAAGGACCTTAACGAAATTGGAATGAAGGTTTGCGTCTGCCGCGGCGGAAAGGGCGGAAAAGGAAATAGGGCCTTCGCAACCTCAACTAACCAAACCCCAAGATACGCCGAACCGAGCGAAAAAGGTCAGGAAAGAAATCTCCGGCTCGAATTGAAACTCATCGCCGATGTCGGAACTGTCGGCTTGCCTAATGCCGGAAAAAGCACTCTTATTTCACGCTGCTCCGCCGCAAGACCGAAAATCGCTGATTACCCGTTCACCACTATTGAACCGGTGCTCGGTATCGTTGAACTAAGTGACTACCGCCGGTTCGTTTTAGCCGACATCCCGGGCCTGATTGAGGGCTCTCATAAAGGAGCCGGCTTAGGAATCGAATTCTTAAAACACATCGAAAGAACTCGAATAATTGTCCACATCCTTGATATAATGCCCACAGACGGCTCCGAACCTGCGAAAAACTATAAGGCCATTCGCAAAGAACTGAAGCTGTACAGCAAAGCTCTGGCCGAAAAACAGGAAGTTATCGTTGCTAATAAGATAGACCTTGACCCCGACGGCAAAATAGTAAAAGAACTGAAGAAAAAGATAAGAAAAACGATATATCCAATCTCGGCTGTTACAGGCCAAGGCGTCAAAGAATTGACCGAAATCCTGTGGCAAAAGGTCAGAGAAACTAAAACCCCAGTTGAGTAA
- a CDS encoding type III pantothenate kinase translates to MNLIAIDIGNTNITIGLYLKDEEQFIKSVPGKSRKELTDTLTSAWGKIPIVKSSKEKKRNGVIVVSSVNPAQTKLIGQIVEDNLGEKILVIGKDIPLPMSLWVDEPDKVGTDRIVAAAAAYAVVGDAVAVADFGTAVTIDLVDDKGIFLGGVILPGFEISAKALNENTAQLPKVNVIRPKEPFGKNTTEAINCGLYYSAVATLQEVTRRYAEKVGKWPHTVITGSAAGTIKDDCEFVDSWVPNLAVKGIVLAYRKYLKEKG, encoded by the coding sequence ATGAACTTAATCGCAATAGATATCGGCAATACGAATATCACAATCGGCCTTTACCTCAAGGACGAAGAGCAGTTTATTAAGTCTGTCCCGGGCAAATCACGCAAAGAGTTAACAGACACTCTTACCTCGGCCTGGGGAAAAATCCCAATAGTCAAAAGCTCCAAAGAAAAAAAACGTAATGGTGTAATCGTTGTCAGCAGTGTAAACCCCGCGCAGACAAAGCTCATCGGCCAAATAGTCGAAGATAATCTCGGCGAAAAAATACTCGTCATAGGCAAAGACATTCCTTTGCCGATGTCCCTTTGGGTAGATGAGCCGGACAAAGTCGGCACCGACAGGATTGTGGCCGCCGCCGCCGCTTACGCCGTCGTCGGGGACGCGGTAGCCGTCGCCGACTTCGGAACCGCCGTTACCATCGACCTTGTTGATGATAAAGGTATTTTCCTAGGCGGCGTTATCCTTCCGGGTTTTGAAATCAGCGCAAAGGCCTTGAATGAAAACACCGCTCAGCTGCCGAAAGTAAACGTCATCCGGCCGAAAGAGCCCTTCGGCAAAAACACAACCGAGGCCATAAACTGCGGATTATATTACTCCGCCGTCGCAACCCTGCAGGAAGTAACCAGGCGTTACGCCGAAAAAGTCGGGAAATGGCCGCACACCGTAATTACTGGCTCCGCCGCCGGAACAATAAAGGACGACTGCGAGTTTGTCGATTCATGGGTGCCAAACCTCGCCGTCAAAGGCATCGTCCTGGCATACCGAAAATACTTAAAAGAAAAAGGGTAA
- a CDS encoding 50S ribosome-binding GTPase, with product MSAFAAVTTGKATGAIAVIQLAGDSSESIVKKIFVPIGKKPVAFKPGKILLGTISDGSETIDQVVIGCEAPGQFAINCHGNPLIVADIMQLLQRNGVELLTAEQLLTKNFSAENHPNTIALEAKLTQLQAKTIQGTKIIVNQDSAGLTKTIEKWRQDATSLETIKSNAEQILKDSSTAKLIIFGCTAVLSGPPNTGKSTLLNFLAGRQKAIVTDIAGTTRDWVSAQCLIGPLSVEFIDTAGLTETLGDTIEKASQQKAVELLDKADLVLLVLDNSRPAEQLDKKLLDKIAKRRILTVLNKSDLPANFDTGKLPKNLANIVQISAKFGNGTENLLKKIQIICGVTDFNLKTPVCFTARQENLLKQLQKAKSEQHALSIITELLNAPLSV from the coding sequence ATGAGCGCATTTGCTGCAGTAACAACCGGCAAAGCAACCGGTGCAATAGCCGTCATCCAGCTCGCTGGCGATTCGTCCGAAAGCATCGTAAAAAAGATATTCGTCCCCATAGGTAAAAAACCAGTCGCTTTCAAGCCCGGCAAAATCCTCCTCGGCACAATCAGCGATGGCTCTGAAACCATCGACCAGGTTGTAATCGGCTGCGAAGCGCCCGGCCAATTTGCTATAAACTGCCACGGTAATCCGCTCATTGTTGCAGATATTATGCAATTGCTGCAACGTAATGGCGTCGAACTGCTTACCGCCGAACAGCTACTGACCAAAAATTTCTCCGCCGAAAATCATCCCAATACGATTGCACTCGAAGCCAAACTTACCCAGCTGCAGGCCAAAACCATCCAAGGCACCAAAATAATTGTCAATCAGGATAGCGCAGGTCTGACCAAAACGATAGAAAAGTGGCGGCAGGATGCAACCTCGCTCGAAACAATTAAATCCAACGCCGAACAAATCCTCAAAGATAGCTCAACTGCAAAATTGATTATCTTCGGCTGCACGGCAGTCTTATCAGGTCCGCCGAACACCGGAAAAAGCACACTGCTCAACTTCCTCGCCGGCAGACAAAAGGCAATTGTTACCGATATTGCAGGCACGACCCGCGACTGGGTCAGCGCCCAGTGCCTAATCGGTCCGCTCTCCGTTGAGTTCATCGACACCGCAGGTCTCACCGAAACTCTCGGCGACACTATTGAAAAAGCATCTCAGCAAAAAGCTGTTGAGCTTTTAGATAAGGCTGATTTGGTTTTACTCGTTCTGGATAACAGTCGGCCGGCAGAACAACTCGACAAGAAGCTCCTTGATAAAATCGCCAAAAGAAGAATTCTGACGGTCCTGAATAAATCTGACTTACCCGCAAATTTCGATACAGGTAAATTGCCGAAAAATTTAGCAAATATTGTGCAAATAAGCGCAAAATTCGGCAATGGAACCGAAAATCTACTCAAAAAAATCCAGATAATCTGCGGCGTCACCGATTTCAATTTGAAAACCCCCGTCTGTTTCACCGCCCGGCAGGAAAACCTCTTAAAACAGCTCCAAAAAGCCAAATCCGAACAGCACGCACTTTCAATTATAACAGAGTTGTTAAACGCCCCGCTTAGTGTATAA
- the mutS gene encoding DNA mismatch repair protein MutS, with the protein MTAETDNLTPAMKQFVRFKQKFPDCILFFRMGDFYETFYEDAKTCSRVCGLTLTSRSKGDNPVPLAGVPYHAVEGYLKKMLQAGFRVAVCEQVEDPKLAKGVVKRDIVRIVTPGTLTDDCLLDAKEDNFLCAVNLTANSKAAISWVDISTGHFFAQETPEKNLLDELLRLSPAECLLPDRRGELFEAETKKLAADIAQMTGAIVTERPAWYFDPYQGQKRLLKHFGTATLEGFGIGDNDCPIIPAAGAIIEYLNETQKTTLSHIQSLKKINRRNFLQIDQASLASLEILRTIRTESSKGTLLNCLDETLTPMGGRMFRTWLCMPLSDLGEIVLRQDTIEEMLNSGSSLADIRKLLAGIADTERIAARISTGRAIPRDFIALEATLRLVPLLRQLLTQFKADLALQLAQKCDSMDELADLLASAIEPNCPSHLRDGGVIKKGFNEELDRLRSISKDGQSWLQNYQKQQSERTGISNLKIGYNQVFGYYIEINHSAADRVPSDYVRKQTVKNAERYITDELKKYETQVLSADEKALELELQLFEQVRAQSAQYIPRMQNLADTIARCDCLSSLAYLAARRNYIRPKITDGGELVINEGKHPVLAEILGSEFVPNDIAIGGDSGDCLVITGPNMSGKSTYIRQTALLVIMAQIGSFIPAKDAQLGLVDRIFTRVGASDELVRGRSTFMVEMTETANIINNATGKSLVILDEVGRGTSTYDGLALAWAITEHIANKIKCRTLFATHYHELTELAELFTNVKNCNVAVREWADEVVFLHKILPGGTDKSYGLHVAKLAGVPKSIIERSKEILEELENTFTKEAAGSHLAKHKTKKPQQDIIFVQKHKSVLDKLSSTDVNSLTPIDAINLLNQIKTEIDKNE; encoded by the coding sequence ATGACCGCAGAAACTGATAATCTGACCCCTGCGATGAAGCAGTTTGTCCGGTTCAAGCAAAAATTCCCGGACTGCATCCTCTTTTTCCGCATGGGCGATTTTTACGAAACCTTCTACGAAGACGCCAAAACCTGCTCGCGCGTCTGCGGCCTGACTCTGACCAGCCGAAGCAAAGGCGACAACCCCGTCCCGCTGGCGGGCGTCCCCTATCACGCCGTCGAAGGCTATCTGAAAAAAATGCTGCAGGCCGGCTTCAGGGTCGCCGTCTGCGAGCAGGTCGAAGACCCCAAACTCGCAAAGGGCGTCGTCAAGCGTGACATCGTTCGAATCGTAACCCCCGGTACCCTCACCGATGATTGCCTCCTCGACGCCAAAGAAGATAACTTTCTCTGCGCCGTCAACCTCACAGCTAATTCCAAAGCTGCTATAAGCTGGGTCGATATCTCAACAGGTCACTTCTTCGCCCAGGAAACGCCTGAAAAAAATCTGCTCGACGAATTGCTGCGACTGTCCCCTGCGGAGTGTCTCCTGCCTGACCGTCGCGGCGAATTGTTCGAAGCCGAAACAAAAAAACTTGCCGCTGACATCGCCCAGATGACCGGCGCAATCGTAACCGAACGTCCCGCATGGTATTTCGACCCTTATCAGGGACAAAAACGGCTACTCAAACATTTCGGCACCGCCACGCTCGAAGGCTTTGGCATCGGCGACAACGACTGCCCAATCATCCCCGCCGCCGGCGCAATCATCGAATACCTCAACGAAACACAAAAGACAACCCTCAGCCACATCCAGAGCCTGAAGAAAATCAACCGCAGAAATTTCCTGCAAATCGACCAGGCCTCTCTTGCAAGCCTGGAAATCCTGCGGACCATTCGCACCGAAAGCTCGAAAGGAACTCTCCTGAACTGCCTCGACGAAACACTGACACCGATGGGCGGCAGAATGTTCCGCACCTGGCTGTGTATGCCTCTTTCCGACCTCGGCGAAATCGTCCTTCGGCAGGACACTATTGAGGAAATGCTCAATTCCGGCTCTTCGCTGGCAGACATTCGCAAGCTGCTTGCAGGCATCGCCGATACCGAGCGAATCGCTGCCCGTATCAGTACCGGCCGCGCAATCCCACGCGACTTCATAGCCCTCGAAGCCACATTAAGGCTGGTCCCTCTCCTGCGGCAGCTTCTGACGCAATTCAAAGCTGACCTCGCTTTGCAGCTCGCCCAAAAATGTGACAGTATGGATGAGCTTGCCGACCTGCTCGCCTCCGCCATCGAGCCGAACTGTCCCTCGCATCTTCGTGACGGCGGCGTAATCAAAAAAGGCTTCAACGAGGAGCTTGACCGCCTCCGCTCCATCTCGAAAGACGGGCAAAGCTGGCTGCAGAATTACCAAAAGCAGCAGTCAGAACGCACCGGCATAAGTAATTTGAAAATCGGTTACAACCAGGTCTTCGGCTACTATATCGAAATAAACCACTCGGCTGCAGACAGAGTTCCATCAGACTACGTCCGAAAGCAGACCGTCAAAAACGCTGAACGCTATATCACCGACGAATTGAAAAAATACGAAACGCAGGTCCTAAGCGCAGACGAAAAAGCATTAGAGCTGGAGCTCCAGCTCTTCGAGCAGGTCCGCGCACAGTCCGCTCAATACATACCCCGCATGCAAAACCTCGCCGACACCATCGCCCGGTGCGATTGCCTCTCGTCACTTGCTTATTTAGCGGCTCGGCGAAATTACATCAGGCCGAAAATAACCGACGGCGGCGAGCTTGTCATAAACGAGGGTAAGCATCCCGTCCTCGCCGAAATCCTCGGCTCAGAATTCGTCCCCAATGATATCGCCATCGGCGGAGACTCCGGCGACTGTTTAGTCATCACAGGCCCCAATATGTCCGGCAAAAGCACCTACATAAGACAGACTGCCTTACTGGTCATTATGGCCCAAATCGGCTCCTTCATCCCCGCAAAAGACGCCCAGCTCGGATTGGTCGATAGAATCTTCACCCGCGTCGGCGCCTCCGATGAGCTTGTTCGAGGCCGATCGACCTTTATGGTCGAGATGACCGAAACCGCGAACATCATCAATAACGCCACCGGAAAATCCCTCGTCATCCTCGACGAGGTCGGCCGCGGCACAAGCACCTACGACGGCTTGGCGCTGGCCTGGGCTATTACCGAGCACATCGCGAACAAAATAAAATGCCGAACGCTTTTCGCCACGCACTATCACGAGCTCACCGAACTGGCCGAACTGTTTACCAATGTCAAAAACTGCAACGTCGCCGTCCGCGAATGGGCCGACGAAGTCGTCTTCCTGCACAAAATCCTCCCCGGCGGAACCGACAAATCCTACGGGCTGCACGTCGCAAAATTAGCGGGCGTACCCAAATCTATCATCGAGCGAAGCAAAGAAATACTCGAAGAACTGGAAAACACTTTCACTAAAGAAGCGGCCGGCTCACATTTAGCTAAACACAAAACAAAAAAACCGCAGCAGGATATCATCTTCGTTCAGAAGCACAAGAGCGTCTTAGATAAACTCTCATCAACAGATGTGAACAGCTTAACTCCCATCGATGCAATTAATCTGTTAAATCAGATAAAAACCGAAATCGACAAAAACGAATAA
- a CDS encoding NAD(P)/FAD-dependent oxidoreductase, producing MERTKVCIIGAGPAGLMASIHCALGKVETAVFETNTTAGRKLLLTGGGRCNLTHTGSPDEIVRSFGPKGRFLSYCLHKFPPEQVRQFFRELGLESIVEKDGCVFPVTNRAEDVRDCLIKRAKDLNVRFFFDKPVKNITRQENSFEIHTSRDSFLAEKVIIATGGLSFPQTGSTGDGFRFAKELGHTIVEPKASLVPLVTRENWPAYVAGTAIENVKISARINNKKITTAGALVFTDDGIGGLAAWDMSRHLTDYLPAQKPLEITIDFTPAMNDAEFDECLLGLFAKYPKRTIINVLFDIVPKRLAGFLCRRAEIAETTGSQLKKEDRRKITQLLKKLPLSIVKTRPIAEAIITRGGVSTSEIDSKTMESKICPGLFFAGESLDADGPCGGYSLQMCWSTGALAGAAAAI from the coding sequence TTGGAACGAACGAAAGTTTGCATAATCGGAGCAGGCCCCGCGGGCCTTATGGCTTCTATCCACTGTGCGCTTGGTAAGGTCGAAACCGCCGTCTTCGAAACCAATACCACCGCTGGCAGAAAACTCCTCCTGACCGGCGGCGGCAGATGCAATCTTACCCATACGGGCAGTCCCGATGAAATTGTCCGCTCCTTCGGCCCGAAAGGCAGATTTCTTAGTTACTGTTTGCATAAATTCCCGCCCGAACAGGTTCGGCAGTTCTTCCGCGAATTGGGCTTGGAAAGTATTGTCGAGAAAGATGGCTGTGTATTCCCTGTCACCAACCGCGCCGAAGATGTAAGAGATTGTTTGATAAAACGCGCAAAAGACCTCAACGTGCGCTTCTTTTTCGATAAACCCGTCAAAAATATAACACGGCAGGAGAATTCTTTTGAAATCCATACAAGCCGCGACAGTTTCCTCGCTGAGAAAGTTATTATCGCGACCGGCGGATTGTCTTTCCCTCAGACCGGCTCAACCGGCGATGGTTTCAGATTCGCAAAAGAGCTGGGGCACACAATCGTCGAACCCAAAGCGTCGCTCGTGCCGCTTGTAACTCGCGAAAATTGGCCTGCTTATGTTGCGGGGACAGCCATCGAAAACGTAAAAATCTCCGCTCGCATAAATAACAAAAAAATTACCACCGCAGGTGCGCTTGTTTTTACCGATGACGGCATAGGCGGCCTCGCGGCGTGGGATATGAGCCGTCACCTCACTGACTATTTGCCTGCACAAAAGCCGCTCGAAATTACAATCGACTTTACCCCGGCGATGAATGATGCCGAATTTGATGAATGCCTGCTCGGCCTGTTTGCGAAATACCCGAAACGAACCATTATAAACGTGTTATTCGATATTGTACCCAAGAGGCTGGCGGGTTTTCTTTGTCGGCGGGCGGAGATTGCGGAGACAACCGGCAGCCAGTTAAAAAAAGAGGATAGAAGAAAAATCACTCAACTATTGAAAAAGCTGCCGCTTTCAATCGTAAAAACCCGCCCGATTGCGGAGGCGATAATCACACGCGGCGGCGTAAGTACTTCTGAAATAGACAGTAAAACGATGGAGTCGAAGATTTGCCCCGGCTTGTTTTTCGCAGGCGAGAGTTTAGATGCCGATGGCCCCTGCGGCGGCTACAGTCTCCAGATGTGCTGGTCAACCGGTGCATTAGCCGGAGCCGCCGCCGCGATTTAG
- a CDS encoding glycine--tRNA ligase, whose protein sequence is MAKITKLDDIVSLCKRRGFIFQSSEIYGGLASCYDYGPLGVELKNNVKKAWWKAVVQMRDDVVGLDCSILMHPLVWKASGHADKFADLIAECKKCNVRTRVDHLKEKAAGQAEEHTEHIAIDAAMAGAGNLSKKACPACGAVGQFTEPMPFKLMFETQMGANVDDSMTMQLRPETAQGIFVNFRNVLDSTRVKIPFGIAQIGKSFRNEVTTKAFIFRTREFEQAELEFFCEPGTDEKWFEHWKEQRFNWYLNLGIKKENLHFREHAKDELAHYAKGCVDVEYRFPFGSGDWQELEGIANRTDFDLRQHQQGMRTLNKWFENDRKLTNISLADEAEDYQSGPLSYFDEEKKRRYIPYVIEPSAGMDRSALAFLVDAYDEEEVRGEQRNLLRFHPAIAPIKAAVFPLVKKDGMPEIARKIYDDLKRYFNCFYDEKGAVGRRYRRQDEAGTPFCITVDGQTLQDQTVTIRERDSMEQIRISTDQLRNHLREKLDM, encoded by the coding sequence ATGGCTAAAATCACCAAGCTCGATGATATCGTATCTTTGTGCAAACGGCGGGGCTTTATATTTCAGTCCAGCGAGATATACGGCGGATTAGCAAGCTGTTACGACTACGGGCCGTTAGGTGTTGAGCTGAAAAATAACGTCAAGAAAGCGTGGTGGAAGGCGGTCGTACAGATGCGCGATGACGTTGTGGGGCTGGACTGCAGCATTCTGATGCACCCATTGGTATGGAAGGCGTCCGGCCACGCGGACAAATTCGCGGATTTGATAGCGGAGTGCAAAAAGTGCAATGTCAGGACGCGCGTGGACCATCTTAAAGAGAAGGCAGCGGGGCAGGCTGAGGAACATACAGAACATATTGCAATCGATGCGGCGATGGCGGGAGCGGGCAATTTAAGCAAAAAGGCATGTCCGGCCTGTGGGGCGGTCGGGCAATTTACCGAGCCGATGCCGTTCAAGTTGATGTTCGAGACGCAAATGGGAGCCAACGTTGACGATTCGATGACGATGCAGCTTCGCCCGGAGACGGCGCAAGGGATTTTTGTCAATTTCAGGAATGTTCTCGATAGTACCCGCGTCAAGATACCTTTCGGAATCGCCCAGATAGGCAAGAGTTTCCGCAACGAGGTAACGACCAAGGCGTTTATTTTCCGCACGCGGGAATTCGAGCAGGCGGAGCTTGAGTTTTTCTGCGAGCCGGGGACAGATGAGAAATGGTTCGAGCACTGGAAAGAGCAGCGTTTCAACTGGTATTTGAATCTCGGCATAAAAAAGGAGAACCTGCATTTTCGTGAGCACGCGAAAGATGAACTTGCGCATTATGCGAAGGGGTGCGTCGATGTCGAATATAGATTTCCGTTCGGCAGCGGGGACTGGCAGGAACTGGAAGGAATCGCAAACCGCACGGACTTTGACCTGCGGCAGCACCAACAGGGGATGAGGACGCTCAATAAGTGGTTCGAGAACGACAGGAAACTGACGAATATCAGTTTGGCAGACGAGGCGGAAGATTACCAGTCCGGGCCGTTGTCGTATTTCGATGAGGAGAAAAAAAGGCGCTACATTCCTTATGTGATTGAGCCGAGCGCAGGTATGGATAGAAGCGCATTGGCCTTTTTAGTTGACGCGTACGACGAAGAGGAGGTGCGCGGGGAGCAGAGGAATCTTTTAAGGTTTCATCCGGCGATTGCTCCGATTAAGGCAGCCGTTTTCCCGCTGGTCAAGAAGGACGGTATGCCGGAGATTGCACGGAAAATCTACGACGATTTGAAAAGGTATTTCAACTGTTTTTACGATGAGAAAGGCGCGGTCGGCAGGCGATACCGCAGGCAGGACGAGGCGGGGACGCCGTTCTGCATCACTGTTGACGGCCAGACGTTACAGGACCAAACCGTTACCATCCGCGAGCGGGATTCGATGGAGCAAATAAGGATTTCAACAGACCAATTGCGTAATCACCTGCGGGAAAAACTGGATATGTGA
- a CDS encoding YhcH/YjgK/YiaL family protein has protein sequence MVTDKLENAYLYAGLSAKIKKGLEILKDEKLSAKKDGRYEIDGDNIYCLVQRYTTKPIEEGRLEAHKKYIDIQFAAEGEEVIGHSELSQLNIEKPYDEAKDVAFYEVPEKINTVKLSKGMFCILFPQDGHMPCCQLAGPCEVLKVVVKVKIGD, from the coding sequence ATGGTAACTGATAAATTAGAAAATGCGTATTTATATGCGGGGCTTTCGGCGAAGATAAAAAAGGGACTTGAAATCCTGAAAGATGAGAAGCTATCCGCGAAAAAAGACGGACGCTACGAAATTGACGGCGACAATATTTACTGCCTTGTCCAGCGATATACGACCAAGCCCATCGAGGAAGGCAGACTAGAAGCCCACAAAAAGTATATTGACATTCAATTCGCTGCAGAAGGCGAAGAGGTGATAGGGCACTCTGAGCTCAGCCAATTGAATATCGAAAAACCGTACGACGAAGCTAAAGACGTAGCCTTCTATGAGGTACCGGAGAAAATAAATACCGTAAAATTGAGCAAAGGAATGTTCTGTATCCTGTTTCCGCAGGACGGACATATGCCATGCTGCCAACTGGCAGGCCCATGCGAAGTTCTAAAAGTAGTTGTAAAGGTGAAAATTGGAGACTAA